ACTAGTACGATACCGAAAACCATGATTTTATATGTCAAGCAACAAAACTACCTCCCTTACCATGACCACCTTCGATCTGAAAACCAAGAACCCGATTGTACCATGAAATAGCTTCAGGGATTTCAccattttctttgatttcatGCCTCACCTTCTCAAATTTAGCCAAAGCTGTGGGTAATACcataaagagagagaaaaagaaagcacAAAATAAGCAGTAAATTCGGAGAGTTGTTGCAATATAAAGGTTATggtaataattaaacaaatttacaagaagcaatttaaaaggaaaacatcATTAATCCATTTATTCCAGTAAATTATAGCACAAGCAATACGTTTTCTGGTAATTGCTCTCTGCGGAGCAGGTTAATTGGACTATCTAAAGAGCATGATGATCCAAAATAACTGCATTAGCAGAGCTCCTCATACCACAATTATTCCTTGACACTCATAGGTTGTACAGATTCAGACTACCAATACTTGCATAAGAAATCAGAGGCAAAAGAATCAAGACAATAAAATTGTACAAATACAGACTTCAGTAAAGAAGGGAGGGAAGAAAGCAGGTTCATCAACGAACGGAGACTTAGTAGTACGATTGCAATGCCAATATATCAACAGCAGCCTAAAGACCATGTGTCTTCACCAAGATCACAATGCATGATATGCATTATCCATTATAAAagaaccccccccccccaaataATATTCTCATAGCTCTAGTCCCACATAACTAGCGTAAAAGAATAACAATGACAAAGTGCGTCATGAAAGCTCTATAATTAGAATGTGAAATGCAAAACTATAGTTTGTGAACCATAAACATTAAACCATCGTACAAGAGTATACAATTACCTAGAGATTCTTGAGATATAATTGATTCGTACTCATCCCTCCTAGCTTTTTGTACTTGGACGGTTCTTTTAAATTCTTCTACTCTAGCTTTTATAGCAGTTGAGTCCCTCGTAGCCATCTGCTTTGCCTCTTTACGGGTCTTCGCTATACATCAACATGTTGAAAAAACATTTATAAACCATTTAAAAACCACCATTACTTCCACtttctattttcaaattcataataaattgatataaattcAAATCCAAGAAACAAGGTGAAAATAGAAAAGCAATGATACCTGCTAAAACTTTGACAAGCTCATCTTCGGCTTCTCTTAAATTAGCTTTCAATTTTGCGAGTTTAACTGTGACATAGCATAACAAGACAATCCCCAATATTCAGATAAAGAGAAGAAACCATAAAACCAGAAGAAGTTAGATTAATGACCATGAGCTTGAGCAGCATCCTGCGCCAGGGCCTTGATGAAATGAAGAGAAGTGGGAAACAAGGCCGTAAAAGAATCTAGGTTCTGTTGATGGACCCGAACCTCTCTGTCGCAGATGGATCTCAGGGACTCCATTTTCGTCTTCGGAGATTGCGCTGTTTCGATCTCCATTTGCGAGAGGGGCCTTTGAtttgaatgaaagaaaagggGATCGATATTAGTTTTAGCCCgccaatttctttttcctttatttatttattttattttgcttgttgtatcaattgttaaattagggATAGTTGATCAGTATGACTGAAAATTTTCATACTACGCCTTTGAGACAAGGACACGTGgttcttcaaatattttatttagctaTAGATTTTTTTGGATCAAGAGTAATTGCATTCtcttgtaattataaaaaattctaaatgtaTTTGGTTGATAAGGTGTAATTACatcgtaatttttatattatatttggtagtacaaatatgttatgttatgttaatCCAAAAAGTACATGATAatacaattattaataaaaacaacaaaaagtaaaaataaacatcatatgtaattctatttaattattttagtgtacCATGTTTGTTGAGTTATTCCctctttattatttaacataggCTTCTTATCATTATATGCCGGTCCTTGACTGAGTTCATCATCATCTGAATTCGtatcattaatattatcaaGATCTCCTTCTTCCATGTATTCTTCGAAATATGGATCATCTCAATTTTACATATGAATGAAGTATGCAATATGCTACTACGATCCAACctttttatgttataataaagTGGTGTTGTTAACATGccatatattttttagaacaaTAAATATCCTCTTAaccatatttcaaattattgaataCCTCAAATTAAACAACTTGTGAGCTATTTTTGATGCTCGTGTTTGGCTCCATTACCTCCTAATATGGTGCGAGAAAATTAATTGTATTTGCATAATTAACATTTACTATATAATATTTGAGTTCACGATGCTGATATGTCGTAAtttaatatgtcaaattaggcttaTTGTGTTACTTATCAAGTTTGTTCTTAAGCAATTTAAGGGACTTTTTATTAGTTTAGCTCAATTTTAGATTTCCAAATTAATAAGTGTGAGTATCTctttttattcactttttaGATCAAAATTGGCCAATTGTGTCAGGTACTTAATGGTGGCCCAAACTCgaaatacatataattcaagGCTATATCATGGGTTAAGCCTAGTCTTATTTAAGGGTTTGGTTATCCATCCAAGCTCGAAAATTTATAGAAGGGTTTACGCAAAAATATTAGGCTTAAAAGTGTTTTTCGACAAAAAAAAATGTctcgtttaaaatatgagttaaaCTTGGGCTTAAACATTCAAAGCCCAAACTTAATCCGACCTAACccattttttaagtttgtaatatactatatcatattatttttatatggtatgtaatatataacacataaaaaaatgtagtaataaataatattatcatgtaaacattaaaaaaattaagttacatatatataaaattttaaacaataactaaatatataaaatcattaaatattaaactaaaagtaatataaatgttttcaaaattttaaaaataataataggcAAGACTGagtttaacttaattatttacaaatatgtgtagatttagacaaaattttaaatttttattttgagtcgGATCGAATTTtaacaagtataaaatattttatacttaaatcgacgtgaatttaatttaatttgactcATAAACACCTTTAATTAAacctatttaattttaacaaaagtaTTTTTGGCATCGAGGCATGCCGAATTCCTTTTACTAGTTAGGATtgctataaattaaaatttttggtatgCTTGGGTTGGGTTCGGTACATATATTTTTGGTCTCACAAAATTGAATGTTCACCGCATACCCTTAGGCCTTAGCTCAATGTTATGGATGAGTCTACCGAGTAACAAGCTCCAACTTCTACCCGCCCACTTTCTACCACCGATTTTCCTCGGAAACAAGCAGCCTACTTTCACGAACGCGTTACTTAACTCAAACTTTTGAGTGTTGAGTTGACGAAAAAAGGTGATTACAGAGCAATGATGATCCATACGTGTGTAGCTCTTCGTCCGTGTCGGCCTCCCTTGATTAGTTCATCTAAGTCGACCCTTCAACGCCCTCCAAACTGCAAATTCTCTGTTCGAAACTGTATCAGAGACCCAAACAACTCACAGAAGGTACTAACttattgcttcttctttttttaatgcGTTTCACTGCAACTGGGTTTTGTTTGGTTTCTGTGAAATCTTAGGAAAAGGAAAATGTTGGAATCGTACAAAGGTGCCATTTTGGGTCAGGCTGGTGCAAAAatacttttcattctttttgagcTCGTCTCTGCGTTCAGCATGAGGAAATTCAAtcattttgatgaattttactTGATTTCGGTAGTATGGTTCGTTCAATTGAATGTTTCCTGGCTTCACTTCATTGTTGTTGCTTTTAAGAATGAAATGTGGTTTCATGTATGGTAGAAAGTAAGGCAAAAGAATACTTTCTCGGCGATAAACCTAAACCTCTAAGCAGCAGAGTAGCTTCTTTATGCATTGCTGAAATGCATAATCAACTCTTGATTGATCCTTAGAATGCTTGGCATAAACCTTGCAGTTAGTTATGGAAGTTAAGGAGAAGCTTGAAAAGGAATATTATGATCTGCCAGTTGGAGAAAATGGAAGAGATGACGAAGACATGATTCTATGGTATCTTAAGGACAGGAGATTTTCTGTCGAAGAAGCTATTGCTAAGTTGACAAAAGCTATTGTATCCTTAACCCTTGCATTCATACTCTTACAGCTCTAGAATTTTAACTTAGTGCAGTTAAATGATACATATctttggttttaaaataattaaagttaatgGAAGCTGACGGGAACATTACTACTAGTGCATTCTTTTTCAGAAAAAAGAACCAACTTatctgtttgtttgtttcttttggtcTAGACAGTTGAACCTCAGTTTTCAATTGCAAGCTTTCTTGAAATAGAATGAAGAAAATGTTGAGAAGTGTAATTTATTCTATACCTGAAACCCTTATCCAGTTTCCCTTAAAGCCCTTTTCTAGAAATGGCGTCAAGAATTTGGAGTTGCTGATTTATCTGAAGATACTGTGAAAAGTATAGCCAAGACTGGAAAAGCCTATGTGCATGACTTTCTTGATGTTAATGACAGACCAGTGCTCATTGTGGTGGCATCCAAGCACCTTCCTGATGTAAGTTTCGAAGATCACTGCCTTGTGTACTTctagagaaaagagaaagaaaaggttTGCTTACATAAATATAGATGATTACCCCTGTTTATGGTGAGACATGACagctattttctatttattctgTACCACTGGATATGAGACCATTCTTAAAATAATTGATGCCCTAATTAGACCATAGACTGTATTGTTTTATCCCAAGGATCATGTTTTGTAGGAAATAAGTCAACTAgagtttaatttgaattgttataCTTCAAATATGCTTCAGAGATTATTAAGCTTCCCACAAAAGTCATTATTGTCTTGGTCACAGGTGCATGATCCTTGTGACAATGAGAAATTATGTGTGTTTTTGATTGAGAAGGCATTGAGCAAGCTTCCAGCTGGGCAAGAACAAATACTTGGAATAGTTGATCTCCGGGGCTTTGGCACCAAAAATGCAGATCTCAGTTATTTAACTTTCTTGgtaatttataaattagttGCAGAACATTGTTGCGAACTTGGTCATTGTATTTGTCTCCCTGGCACCAAAAATGCAGATCTCAGTTATTTAACTTTCTTggtaatttataatttagttgcAGAACATTTTTGGGAACTTGGTCATTGTATTTGTGTCCCTACCAATATATCAGCATTAAGCTGTAAATAAAGGTGTTTGGTTGGCTAgagataaagaaaaagaagagcaTTGATGTTAATTTCTAAGTTTCTTAAATTGTTGTCTATATGTGTTTTcatgtaataatatttactattaTTGAGGGAGAAGGAATGGATAGATAGTTTTGTATAATTGGGTAGTTAAGGTTGTGAGAGTCTTTATGCTGTTAGATTAACTAATATCACGTATGCTCAATTTATAAGTTTAggttatagaaaaatattatcaagTAAAAAAAAGTGACTTAATGTTTCTTCATTTTGGCAGTTTGATGTATTTTACTATTACTATCCAAAGCGGTTGGGTGAAGTTCTCTTTGTGGAAGCTCCTTTCGTATTTCAGCCAATTTGGCAGCTGACAAAGCCCTTGTTAAAATCATACGCTTCTATGGTATGCATATTTATTATGAACTTGTATTGTTCAAGTTTAAGTTAATATTCTTTAGTTTCAAAAGCACTTTCATGCCTCAGAAACTATATTCATAGGTTGGCCAATATGGTGGGAAATCTAGGTAAGTATGAATACGATTATTTAGTTGAATAGGCACTAACTTGTATGGTTAAAAGCTAAATTATATATGGTTGAAAATCTCAATATGTTTCTAGCCCTTATGGTCACTTGCAAGTGGCCTTCTCTCTGCTTGAAAATGACAAATAtcctttaatcaaatttttttatgattcataagttatttctttgttcttcttATGTTTATTTAACACTCTTTGTAACTCTTCTTCAATGGAATCTATTttccgtttttttttttttccatttgctGATGTTTGAACCCTCTCTTTCTGTTTTACTTGTCACATTATGCTTGCTTTAAAGGTTGTAGTTTTTGATCTCCTTTCAAGACAATTGACAAGACCCTACTCAGTGACAAAGTAAA
The window above is part of the Gossypium raimondii isolate GPD5lz chromosome 9, ASM2569854v1, whole genome shotgun sequence genome. Proteins encoded here:
- the LOC105800031 gene encoding kinetochore protein SPC25 homolog, whose product is MEIETAQSPKTKMESLRSICDREVRVHQQNLDSFTALFPTSLHFIKALAQDAAQAHVKLAKLKANLREAEDELVKVLAAKTRKEAKQMATRDSTAIKARVEEFKRTVQVQKARRDEYESIISQESLALAKFEKVRHEIKENGEIPEAISWYNRVLGFQIEGGHGVKFTFNDMNIENPKQEYSLTIRHANDAYSLLDCDPPLNGIGELINELNRTNGLFKFVRIMREKFQEAAALGLQPQSTSFRQGSSAISMSCPALSVSTDISESSTKKNEHRVPLQEVNRQVEEVNYRSKSPSKATENKLYDGRFNRYSKKPN
- the LOC105800032 gene encoding uncharacterized protein LOC105800032 isoform X4, with the protein product MMIHTCVALRPCRPPLISSSKSTLQRPPNCKFSVRNCIRDPNNSQKLVMEVKEKLEKEYYDLPVGENGRDDEDMILWYLKDRRFSVEEAIAKLTKAIKWRQEFGVADLSEDTVKSIAKTGKAYVHDFLDVNDRPVLIVVASKHLPDFDVFYYYYPKRLGEVLFVEAPFVFQPIWQLTKPLLKSYASMVKFCSTETVRKEYFTEETLPISFRD
- the LOC105800032 gene encoding CRAL-TRIO domain-containing protein C365.01 isoform X2 produces the protein MMIHTCVALRPCRPPLISSSKSTLQRPPNCKFSVRNCIRDPNNSQKLVMEVKEKLEKEYYDLPVGENGRDDEDMILWYLKDRRFSVEEAIAKLTKAIKWRQEFGVADLSEDTVKSIAKTGKAYVHDFLDVNDRPVLIVVASKHLPDALSKLPAGQEQILGIVDLRGFGTKNADLSYLTFLFDVFYYYYPKRLGEVLFVEAPFVFQPIWQLTKPLLKSYASMVKFCSTETVRKEYFTEETLPISFRD
- the LOC105800032 gene encoding CRAL-TRIO domain-containing protein C3H8.02 isoform X3, which encodes MEVKEKLEKEYYDLPVGENGRDDEDMILWYLKDRRFSVEEAIAKLTKAIKWRQEFGVADLSEDTVKSIAKTGKAYVHDFLDVNDRPVLIVVASKHLPDVHDPCDNEKLCVFLIEKALSKLPAGQEQILGIVDLRGFGTKNADLSYLTFLFDVFYYYYPKRLGEVLFVEAPFVFQPIWQLTKPLLKSYASMVKFCSTETVRKEYFTEETLPISFRD
- the LOC105800032 gene encoding CRAL-TRIO domain-containing protein C3H8.02 isoform X1; the encoded protein is MMIHTCVALRPCRPPLISSSKSTLQRPPNCKFSVRNCIRDPNNSQKLVMEVKEKLEKEYYDLPVGENGRDDEDMILWYLKDRRFSVEEAIAKLTKAIKWRQEFGVADLSEDTVKSIAKTGKAYVHDFLDVNDRPVLIVVASKHLPDVHDPCDNEKLCVFLIEKALSKLPAGQEQILGIVDLRGFGTKNADLSYLTFLFDVFYYYYPKRLGEVLFVEAPFVFQPIWQLTKPLLKSYASMVKFCSTETVRKEYFTEETLPISFRD